The following coding sequences lie in one Rutidosis leptorrhynchoides isolate AG116_Rl617_1_P2 chromosome 6, CSIRO_AGI_Rlap_v1, whole genome shotgun sequence genomic window:
- the LOC139854425 gene encoding uncharacterized protein, with protein MRLGYYLLSMYRDVAEVIRKCQSCQLHAPVSKAPRYPMIPVASPWSFCKWAIDIVEPFPAGPWGVKFLVVAIDYFTKWVEAKPLKTISVAHPQANGQCEVTNRDIVLGIKARLGLCRRGWIDELPNVLWVHRTTPKGATNETPFSLVYGSEAIIPAEINVPTMRIASFDESSNSEELRENLHLVEERREMAAIKEAINK; from the exons ATGCGGCTTGGATATTACTTGCTGTCAATGTACAGAGATGTTGCAGAAGTAATACGCAAGTGTCAATCGTGTCAACTTCATGCACCGGTAAGCAAGGCTCCGCGATACCCTATGATACCGGTCGCATCTCCATGGtcgttctgcaaatgggcaatcgacatagtggaGCCATTCCCCGCAGGCCCATGGGGTGTAAAATTTCTGGTAGTGGCCATTGATTATTTCACGAAATGGGTAGAGGCCAAACCACTAAAAACAATTTCGG TAGCACACCCTCAGGCGAATGGTCAGTGTGAGGTTACGAATCGGGATATCGTTTTAGGAATCAAAGCAAGGCTGGGATTGTGTAGAAGGGGTTGGATAGACGAACTGCCTAACGTTTTGTGGGTACACCGCACAACTCCAAAGGGCGCAACTaatgaaacaccttttagtttggtgtaCGGGTCCGAGGCTATAATACCCGCTGAAATAAATGTGCCAACTATGCGCATAGCTTCCTTTGATGAAAGTAGCAACAGCGAAGAACTGCGTGAAAATCTACACTTAGTTGAAGAACGCAGAGAAATGGCGGCaataaaagaagcaatcaacaaaTAA